The proteins below come from a single Vanessa cardui chromosome 7, ilVanCard2.1, whole genome shotgun sequence genomic window:
- the LOC124530833 gene encoding RB1-inducible coiled-coil protein 1 isoform X3 gives MLYVFHVDAGQMTTYDMNLTLQSVASLKSAIERKTKIPASSLVLLVSGGEVLQSDHMVSSYSAGTDTNPIYMFSKPSVKESHLQQSMCDLSPIVELSTGEFRSDSRSAFDGKSVAELRSAVEKCCSLPRNLETVISCANLAKQFSNLAHDVSRSCDQLVLEQHLQHQGWAAVVANLEDIFNEFCERSKSFKESFRKHRLKKEEYHEKLNTLNEVLESLGKIPILSALQLNAEAHRFSAFDVFEDTDFEGHHYGVNPALGSSSENRTADFGTGVFKLSEEDVFDQRNTSTSNDGATSSEGGQVIEDSDEGVTFKAPSCESKDEPTLLHWILAQGNKASLQDILDYCQKGLALIDAEPLKEREAELYHILEYANMHGLKQIKGIEDRLYGLDQLLSDVKKIERDQRDQAASLIQYRERLNTVCDPSVLPTLVESHWRQLEKLLKGHQELVEIRRRITKSKEELSHNLKARLEAVLKIENSMSVQDAHAMLSFQCFNRLARYFGIVSQLHRAPAVFVRAVHEVARRRTFSHAHLKWATDLAEKLMKIHEEEVNRRQEFNSHFDDHFLKSLFPGMTDLPPPFATQAPPAFDAKLPKLTNEDVEFISESFPDLGVDVPKYNMDLIVKFFQQRLNASEHEEKDVDVQVDFEKDFESETDTDFEKLSRQSGSKQKVDISTTCVPDTMAVSTVTEDNMDTQKINIEKLQDFLVQVFSICKVNIVLIKEELVKLKNEVDEQKKFTNNIFQSISEAWERNNEETELRLREHTQRLTVDHELELSDMKAALSDKDNAISNLKKEAEDLKLEHQNEIEKLQNDHQSTKDLLEKTREELKLFEKKLEEVEVQKQKDLKEIQEKMHLEYKAEIESLRSRFRLVALTNNMDRSPSESSLEKIERTDVIEISNHNAIVMQTKENAEVEKEKAVKEAVEKCKAECEQKLSAETTLLKAKYEADKQVTINDVTRRLLSEKDRQLELLREREQMLTRECSKYRDTIQQLTDPETNDYDSLLKTQFATLENEKALLQQQVADLKKELEKKSDDGEKSREDESSDGRSSPRREAGARRRARCHTPLGLASGTLSLSSCLPGHTVLVLWDPQHLNYTVLQEASIMYFVHGDCLAALDLSIQVKNESERRLYAIGTVESKEYCYAKKSGNRYQMLRGSRFYRVRVKPLKPHLPHPSCCDQKHKQDMQKSVDTSQSTSSNTDDANRVEVATATLINLESPVSTSEAGPMPIIAPEDQLDSIESSERWQSAKMQMSTASVVTDMECSVGRCPGLEPRESSAAPELAEEAAP, from the exons atgcTTTACGTTTTCCATGTAGATGCTGGTCAAATGACCACTTATGATATGAATCTAACTTTACAAAG TGTGGCCAGTTTAAAATCAGCTATAGAGAGAAAAACAAAGATACCTGCATCTTCTCTTGTTCTACTTGTAAGTGGAGGAGAAGTATTGCAGTCCGATCATATGGTGTCTTCCTATAGCGCTGGTACAGACACTAATCCGATATACATGTTTAGTAAGCCATCGGTAAAGGAAAGCCATTTACAGCAATCTA TGTGCGATCTCAGTCCTATAGTAGAATTGAGCACTGGTGAATTTCGAAGTGATAGTCGAAGTGCTTTCGATGGGAAATCTGTAGCAGAGCTGAGGAGTGCCGTTGAGAAATGTTGCTCACTTCCACGCAACTTAGAAACAGTAATATCATGTGCGAATTTAGCGAAACAGTTTAGCAATCTCGCTCATGATGTGTCCAGGAGTTGTGATCAGTTGGTACTTGAACAGCATTTGCAACATcag GGATGGGCAGCTGTTGTTGCTAATTTGGaggatatatttaatgaattttgtgAAAGGTCAAAAAGTTTCAAAGAGTCTTTTAGAAAGCATAGATTAAAAAAGGAAGAATATCATGAAAAGTTAAATAC ttTAAATGAAGTGCTTGAGTCATTAGGGAAAATTCCAATATTATCGGCACTTCAGCTAAACGCAGAAGCTCATCGATTTTCTGCCTTTGATGTTTTCGAAGATACAGATTTCGAAGGTCACCATTATGGCGTCAATCCTGCATTGGGGAGCAGCTCTGAAAACAGAACTGCTGATTTTGGTACTGGTGTCTTCAAGTTATCAGAGGAGGATG TGTTTGACCAGAGGAATACATCGACGAGCAATGATGGCGCGACGTCGTCAGAAGGTGGTCAAGTAATCGAAGACTCAGATGAGGGGGTGACATTTAAAGCGCCTTCCTGTGAGAGCAAGGATGAGCCGACATTGTTGCATTGGATACTTGCTCAAGGGAACAAGGCGTCGCTTCAAGATATTCTCGACTACTGTCAGAAGGGTTTGGCTTTG aTTGATGCCGAACCGTTGAAGGAACGTGAAGCTGAATTGTACCATATACTGGAGTATGCGAACATGCATGGTTTGAAGCAAATCAAAGGTATCGAGGACCGCTTGTATGGATTAGACCAGTTGCTAAGTGACGTGAAAAAAATCGAACGAGATCAACGTGATCAAGCAGCGTCACTTATTCAG TATCGAGAGCGTCTTAATACAGTCTGTGATCCATCTGTACTACCCACGCTGGTGGAGTCGCACTGGCGTCAGTTAGAGAAGCTGCTAAAGGGACATCAAGAATTGGTCGAAATCAGACGGCGCATCACTAAGTCTAAGGAAGAACTGTCGCATAACTTAAAGGCTAGGCTAGA AGCGGTGCTGAAGATCGAGAACTCGATGTCGGTGCAGGACGCGCACGCCATGCTGTCGTTCCAGTGCTTCAACCGGCTGGCGCGCTACTTCGGCATCGTGTCGCAGCTGCACCGCGCGCCCGCAGTGTTCGTGCGCGCCGTGCACGAGGTCGCGCGACGCCGCACCTTCTCGCACGCGCACCTCAAG tGGGCGACGGATTTAGctgaaaaattaatgaaaattcacGAGGAGGAAGTTAATCGACGTCAAGAGTTTAACAGCCACTTCGACGACCATTTCCTCAAGAGTCTCTTCCCCGGTATGACGGACCTGCCGCCGCCGTTTGCGACACAGGCGCCCCCAGCGTTCGACGCAAAGTTACCGAAGCTCACAAACGAGGATGTGGAATTCATATCCGAATCTTTCCCGGATTTAGGAGTTGATGTTCCAAAGTATAATATGGACCTTATTGTCAAATTCTTTCAGCAAAG GCTAAATGCATCTGAACATGAAGAAAAAGATGTGGATGTTCAAGTTGATTTTGAGAA AGATTTTGAATCGGAGACAGATACTGATTTCGAGAAACTCAGTCGGCAGAGTGGTTCGAAGCAAAAGGTCGACATCTCGACGACTTGCGTTCCGGACACGATGGCCGTTTCGACCGTCACTGAG GACAATATGGATACTCAAAAAATTAATATCGAAAAGTTACAAGATTTTCTGGTACAAGTATTTAGTATATGCAAAGTAAACATAGTTCTCATAAAGGAAGAACTAGTCAAGCTTAAAAATGAAGTTGATGAGCAAAAGAAGTTTACAAATAACATATTTCAATCAATAAGTGAAGCGTGGGAGAGAAATAACGAAGAAACGGAACTAAGGCTACGTGAGCACACCCAAAGGCTAACAGTAGACCATGAATTGGAACTTAGCGATATGAAGGCAGCTCTCAGTGACAAAGATAACGCTAtcagtaatttaaaaaaggaagcggaagatttgaaattagaacatcAGAATGAAATAGAGAAATTACAGAATGATCATCAAAGTACGAAAGATTTACTCGAAAAAACGCGCGAGGAGTTAAAATTGTTTGAGAAGAAATTGGAGGAAGTTGAAGTTCAAAAGCAAAAAGATCTAAAAGAAATTCAAGAGAAAATGCACTTGGAATACAAGGCCGAGATAGAGTCGTTGAGATCTAG GTTCCGTCTCGTGGCTTTGACAAATAATATGGATCGATCTCCATCGGAGTCGAGTCTCGAGAAGATTGAACGCACGGACGTCATCGAGATAAGCAACCACAACGCGATCGTCATGCAGACGAAGGAGAACGCCGAGGTCGAAAAAGAGAAAGCCGTCAAAGAGGCCGTCGAGAAATGTAAGGCGGAGTGCGAGCAGAAGCTGAGCGCGGAAACGACGCTTCTGAAAGCGAAATATGAAGCTGATAAACAG GTAACGATAAACGATGTGACCCGACGCCTTCTGTCCGAGAAGGACCGGCAGCTGGAACTGCTGCGCGAACGCGAACAGATGCTGACGCGCGAGTGCAGCAAGTACCGCGACACCATACAGCAGCTCACCGACCCCGAGACCAATGATTACGATAGTTTGTTGAAAACTCAg TTCGCAACTCTTGAAAATGAAAAAGCTCTACTACAGCAACAGGTAGCTGACCTAAAAAAGGAGCTAGAAAAGAAGAGTGATGATGGAGAAAAGAGCAGAGAAGATGAGAGCAGCGATGGCAg GTCGTCGCCGCGGCGCGAGGCgggcgcgcggcggcgggcgcgctgCCACACGCCGCTGGGGCTGGCCAGCGGCACGCTCAGCCTGTCGTCGTGCCTGCCCGGACACACCGTGCTCGTGCTGTGGGACCCGCAACACCTCAACTACACCGTGCTGCAG GAAGCATCGATAATGTACTTCGTGCACGGCGATTGTTTAGCGGCTCTCGACCTGAGTATACAAGTGAAGAACGAGAGTGAACGGCGACTGTACGCCATTGGTACAGTAGAATCTAAAGAGTACTGTTACGCTAAgaag agTGGCAATCGCTACCAAATGCTTCGCGGCTCTCGCTTCTACCGCGTGCGTGTAAAGCCGTTGAAGCCGCACCTTCCGCACCCGTCGTGCTGTGACCAGAAACACAAGCAGG ACATGCAAAAGTCAGTGGACACCAGCCAGTCGACGAGTTCCAACACGGACGATGCGAATCGCGTCGAAGTCGCGACGGCTACCCTCATCAACCTGGAGTCTCCGGTGTCCACCAGCGAGGCCGGTCCTATGCCGATCATCGCGCCGGAGGACCAGCTCGACTCCATCGAATCCAGCGAGCGTTGGCAATCGGCTAAGATGCAAATGTCCACAGCGAGTGTCGT CACTGATATGGAGTGCAGCGTGGGACGCTGCCCCGGGCTGGAGCCACGCGAGTCGTCAGCGGCGCCCGAGCTGGCTGAGGAGGCGGCGCCCTGA
- the LOC124530833 gene encoding RB1-inducible coiled-coil protein 1 isoform X1, which yields MLYVFHVDAGQMTTYDMNLTLQSVASLKSAIERKTKIPASSLVLLVSGGEVLQSDHMVSSYSAGTDTNPIYMFSKPSVKESHLQQSMCDLSPIVELSTGEFRSDSRSAFDGKSVAELRSAVEKCCSLPRNLETVISCANLAKQFSNLAHDVSRSCDQLVLEQHLQHQGWAAVVANLEDIFNEFCERSKSFKESFRKHRLKKEEYHEKLNTLNEVLESLGKIPILSALQLNAEAHRFSAFDVFEDTDFEGHHYGVNPALGSSSENRTADFGTGVFKLSEEDVFDQRNTSTSNDGATSSEGGQVIEDSDEGVTFKAPSCESKDEPTLLHWILAQGNKASLQDILDYCQKGLALIDAEPLKEREAELYHILEYANMHGLKQIKGIEDRLYGLDQLLSDVKKIERDQRDQAASLIQYRERLNTVCDPSVLPTLVESHWRQLEKLLKGHQELVEIRRRITKSKEELSHNLKARLEAVLKIENSMSVQDAHAMLSFQCFNRLARYFGIVSQLHRAPAVFVRAVHEVARRRTFSHAHLKWATDLAEKLMKIHEEEVNRRQEFNSHFDDHFLKSLFPGMTDLPPPFATQAPPAFDAKLPKLTNEDVEFISESFPDLGVDVPKYNMDLIVKFFQQRLNASEHEEKDVDVQVDFEKDFESETDTDFEKLSRQSGSKQKVDISTTCVPDTMAVSTVTEDNMDTQKINIEKLQDFLVQVFSICKVNIVLIKEELVKLKNEVDEQKKFTNNIFQSISEAWERNNEETELRLREHTQRLTVDHELELSDMKAALSDKDNAISNLKKEAEDLKLEHQNEIEKLQNDHQSTKDLLEKTREELKLFEKKLEEVEVQKQKDLKEIQEKMHLEYKAEIESLRSRFRLVALTNNMDRSPSESSLEKIERTDVIEISNHNAIVMQTKENAEVEKEKAVKEAVEKCKAECEQKLSAETTLLKAKYEADKQVTINDVTRRLLSEKDRQLELLREREQMLTRECSKYRDTIQQLTDPETNDYDSLLKTQFATLENEKALLQQQVADLKKELEKKSDDGEKSREDESSDGRSSPRREAGARRRARCHTPLGLASGTLSLSSCLPGHTVLVLWDPQHLNYTVLQEASIMYFVHGDCLAALDLSIQVKNESERRLYAIGTVESKEYCYAKKSGNRYQMLRGSRFYRVRVKPLKPHLPHPSCCDQKHKQDADCIAESVRSSVLPVFSGNRPLKKWLTYVHAPDMQKSVDTSQSTSSNTDDANRVEVATATLINLESPVSTSEAGPMPIIAPEDQLDSIESSERWQSAKMQMSTASVVTDMECSVGRCPGLEPRESSAAPELAEEAAP from the exons atgcTTTACGTTTTCCATGTAGATGCTGGTCAAATGACCACTTATGATATGAATCTAACTTTACAAAG TGTGGCCAGTTTAAAATCAGCTATAGAGAGAAAAACAAAGATACCTGCATCTTCTCTTGTTCTACTTGTAAGTGGAGGAGAAGTATTGCAGTCCGATCATATGGTGTCTTCCTATAGCGCTGGTACAGACACTAATCCGATATACATGTTTAGTAAGCCATCGGTAAAGGAAAGCCATTTACAGCAATCTA TGTGCGATCTCAGTCCTATAGTAGAATTGAGCACTGGTGAATTTCGAAGTGATAGTCGAAGTGCTTTCGATGGGAAATCTGTAGCAGAGCTGAGGAGTGCCGTTGAGAAATGTTGCTCACTTCCACGCAACTTAGAAACAGTAATATCATGTGCGAATTTAGCGAAACAGTTTAGCAATCTCGCTCATGATGTGTCCAGGAGTTGTGATCAGTTGGTACTTGAACAGCATTTGCAACATcag GGATGGGCAGCTGTTGTTGCTAATTTGGaggatatatttaatgaattttgtgAAAGGTCAAAAAGTTTCAAAGAGTCTTTTAGAAAGCATAGATTAAAAAAGGAAGAATATCATGAAAAGTTAAATAC ttTAAATGAAGTGCTTGAGTCATTAGGGAAAATTCCAATATTATCGGCACTTCAGCTAAACGCAGAAGCTCATCGATTTTCTGCCTTTGATGTTTTCGAAGATACAGATTTCGAAGGTCACCATTATGGCGTCAATCCTGCATTGGGGAGCAGCTCTGAAAACAGAACTGCTGATTTTGGTACTGGTGTCTTCAAGTTATCAGAGGAGGATG TGTTTGACCAGAGGAATACATCGACGAGCAATGATGGCGCGACGTCGTCAGAAGGTGGTCAAGTAATCGAAGACTCAGATGAGGGGGTGACATTTAAAGCGCCTTCCTGTGAGAGCAAGGATGAGCCGACATTGTTGCATTGGATACTTGCTCAAGGGAACAAGGCGTCGCTTCAAGATATTCTCGACTACTGTCAGAAGGGTTTGGCTTTG aTTGATGCCGAACCGTTGAAGGAACGTGAAGCTGAATTGTACCATATACTGGAGTATGCGAACATGCATGGTTTGAAGCAAATCAAAGGTATCGAGGACCGCTTGTATGGATTAGACCAGTTGCTAAGTGACGTGAAAAAAATCGAACGAGATCAACGTGATCAAGCAGCGTCACTTATTCAG TATCGAGAGCGTCTTAATACAGTCTGTGATCCATCTGTACTACCCACGCTGGTGGAGTCGCACTGGCGTCAGTTAGAGAAGCTGCTAAAGGGACATCAAGAATTGGTCGAAATCAGACGGCGCATCACTAAGTCTAAGGAAGAACTGTCGCATAACTTAAAGGCTAGGCTAGA AGCGGTGCTGAAGATCGAGAACTCGATGTCGGTGCAGGACGCGCACGCCATGCTGTCGTTCCAGTGCTTCAACCGGCTGGCGCGCTACTTCGGCATCGTGTCGCAGCTGCACCGCGCGCCCGCAGTGTTCGTGCGCGCCGTGCACGAGGTCGCGCGACGCCGCACCTTCTCGCACGCGCACCTCAAG tGGGCGACGGATTTAGctgaaaaattaatgaaaattcacGAGGAGGAAGTTAATCGACGTCAAGAGTTTAACAGCCACTTCGACGACCATTTCCTCAAGAGTCTCTTCCCCGGTATGACGGACCTGCCGCCGCCGTTTGCGACACAGGCGCCCCCAGCGTTCGACGCAAAGTTACCGAAGCTCACAAACGAGGATGTGGAATTCATATCCGAATCTTTCCCGGATTTAGGAGTTGATGTTCCAAAGTATAATATGGACCTTATTGTCAAATTCTTTCAGCAAAG GCTAAATGCATCTGAACATGAAGAAAAAGATGTGGATGTTCAAGTTGATTTTGAGAA AGATTTTGAATCGGAGACAGATACTGATTTCGAGAAACTCAGTCGGCAGAGTGGTTCGAAGCAAAAGGTCGACATCTCGACGACTTGCGTTCCGGACACGATGGCCGTTTCGACCGTCACTGAG GACAATATGGATACTCAAAAAATTAATATCGAAAAGTTACAAGATTTTCTGGTACAAGTATTTAGTATATGCAAAGTAAACATAGTTCTCATAAAGGAAGAACTAGTCAAGCTTAAAAATGAAGTTGATGAGCAAAAGAAGTTTACAAATAACATATTTCAATCAATAAGTGAAGCGTGGGAGAGAAATAACGAAGAAACGGAACTAAGGCTACGTGAGCACACCCAAAGGCTAACAGTAGACCATGAATTGGAACTTAGCGATATGAAGGCAGCTCTCAGTGACAAAGATAACGCTAtcagtaatttaaaaaaggaagcggaagatttgaaattagaacatcAGAATGAAATAGAGAAATTACAGAATGATCATCAAAGTACGAAAGATTTACTCGAAAAAACGCGCGAGGAGTTAAAATTGTTTGAGAAGAAATTGGAGGAAGTTGAAGTTCAAAAGCAAAAAGATCTAAAAGAAATTCAAGAGAAAATGCACTTGGAATACAAGGCCGAGATAGAGTCGTTGAGATCTAG GTTCCGTCTCGTGGCTTTGACAAATAATATGGATCGATCTCCATCGGAGTCGAGTCTCGAGAAGATTGAACGCACGGACGTCATCGAGATAAGCAACCACAACGCGATCGTCATGCAGACGAAGGAGAACGCCGAGGTCGAAAAAGAGAAAGCCGTCAAAGAGGCCGTCGAGAAATGTAAGGCGGAGTGCGAGCAGAAGCTGAGCGCGGAAACGACGCTTCTGAAAGCGAAATATGAAGCTGATAAACAG GTAACGATAAACGATGTGACCCGACGCCTTCTGTCCGAGAAGGACCGGCAGCTGGAACTGCTGCGCGAACGCGAACAGATGCTGACGCGCGAGTGCAGCAAGTACCGCGACACCATACAGCAGCTCACCGACCCCGAGACCAATGATTACGATAGTTTGTTGAAAACTCAg TTCGCAACTCTTGAAAATGAAAAAGCTCTACTACAGCAACAGGTAGCTGACCTAAAAAAGGAGCTAGAAAAGAAGAGTGATGATGGAGAAAAGAGCAGAGAAGATGAGAGCAGCGATGGCAg GTCGTCGCCGCGGCGCGAGGCgggcgcgcggcggcgggcgcgctgCCACACGCCGCTGGGGCTGGCCAGCGGCACGCTCAGCCTGTCGTCGTGCCTGCCCGGACACACCGTGCTCGTGCTGTGGGACCCGCAACACCTCAACTACACCGTGCTGCAG GAAGCATCGATAATGTACTTCGTGCACGGCGATTGTTTAGCGGCTCTCGACCTGAGTATACAAGTGAAGAACGAGAGTGAACGGCGACTGTACGCCATTGGTACAGTAGAATCTAAAGAGTACTGTTACGCTAAgaag agTGGCAATCGCTACCAAATGCTTCGCGGCTCTCGCTTCTACCGCGTGCGTGTAAAGCCGTTGAAGCCGCACCTTCCGCACCCGTCGTGCTGTGACCAGAAACACAAGCAGG ATGCAGATTGCATTGCAGAGTCAGTGAGGAGCAGCGTGCTGCCCGTTTTCAGCGGCAACCGACCGCTCAAGAAGTGGTTGACCTACGTGCATGCCCCAG ACATGCAAAAGTCAGTGGACACCAGCCAGTCGACGAGTTCCAACACGGACGATGCGAATCGCGTCGAAGTCGCGACGGCTACCCTCATCAACCTGGAGTCTCCGGTGTCCACCAGCGAGGCCGGTCCTATGCCGATCATCGCGCCGGAGGACCAGCTCGACTCCATCGAATCCAGCGAGCGTTGGCAATCGGCTAAGATGCAAATGTCCACAGCGAGTGTCGT CACTGATATGGAGTGCAGCGTGGGACGCTGCCCCGGGCTGGAGCCACGCGAGTCGTCAGCGGCGCCCGAGCTGGCTGAGGAGGCGGCGCCCTGA